The window TGCCGCGCGTCGAGGGGGCCGTGCCCGTCGCGCTCGAGGGAGCCGTCGAGCGGCACATCGAGCGCGTCCTCGGGTCGCCGCACGTCGATGCGGGCGCCGTCCGCGCGGCCGCCCCGCGCGTCGTCGTGGACTGCGTCAACGCGGCCGGCTCCGTCATCCTCCCGGGTCTTCTGAGAGCGCTGGGGTGCGACGTCGTTGAGCTCTCGACACGCCCCGGAGGCGGCTTCACACGCGGCGCGGAGCCGGTGCCGAACCATCTCACGGGGCTCTCAGGACGCGTCGTCGCCGAGGACGCGCTCCTCGGACTCGCCTGCGACCCGGACGCCGACCGGCTGGCTCTGGTCGACGAGCGGGGGCGCCCGGTCGGTGAGGAGTACACGCTCGTCCTCGCCGCGCGACCCGTGCTGTCGAACAGTCCCGCGCCGGTCGTCGTCAACGTCTCGACGAGCCGGATGATCGAGGACGTCGCGGGGCGCTTCGGCGTGCCGGTCCACCGTTCGGCCGTCGGGGAGATCAACGTCGTCGAGAAGATGTTCGAGGTCTCGGCCGTCGTAGGGGGAGAGGGAAACGGGGGAGTCATCCTCCCCGTCGTCCATCCGGGACGCGACGCCGCGACGGCAGCGGCTCTCGTCATCACCGGACTCGCCGGAAGCGGGTCCACGCTCTCGGACGCGGTCGCGGAGATACCCTCGTACGAGATGGTCAAGATGAAGATCGCGTTCCCGCGGGAGCGGTCCGACGAGCTTCCCGAGCTCATGGCCTCCGCGTTCCCTGACGGTGAGCAGGACCTCACCGACGGGGCCAAGACCTGCTGGACCGACCGCTGGGTTCACGCTAGGATGTCGGGAACGGAACCCGTTCTGCGGGTCATCGCCGAGGCGCGCACGGCCGGGGAGGCTCAGAGACTGGTCTCCGCCGCCGTCGACCGCCTCGAGCGCCTGAAGTGAGGGAGAACACATGTGCGGGATCATTGGCTGCGTCACGGCCGACAGCAACACGGTGCCGGCGCTTCTCGAGGGCCTGAGGCGCGTCGAGTACCGGGGATACGACTCTGCGGGGCTGGCTGTTGTCGACGGAGGGACACTCTCGGTCAGGAAGACGACCGGGAAGATCGACGATCTCAGACGGCTGCTCGAGGACGACCCGGTGCAGGGACCCACGGGCGTCGCCCACACACGCTGGGCGACACACGGTGAGCCCTCCTGCGAGAATGCGCATCCCCAGACCGACTGCACCGGCAGGATCGCGGTCGTTCACAACGGCATCGTCGAGAACTACCGCGCGCTCCGGCGCGCGCTCGAGGAATCGGGCCACACGTTCCGTTCGAAGACCGACACCGAGGTGCTGGCGCATCTGATCGAGGAGCACTACGAGGGAAACCTGGAGGCCGCCGTCCGCGCGGCCCTGGCGCGCGTTCACGGCGCCTACGGCATCGCCGTCATCCACGCGGACGAGCCGGGGAAGCTCGTGGGCGCCCGGAACGGAAGCCCGCTCGTCGTCGGCATCGCCAAGAACTCGTTCTACGTCGCGTCCGACGTGGCAGCTCTCGTGCGGTACACGCGGGACGTCGTCTATCTCGACGATCTCGAGATGGTGACCGCGACGCCGGAGGGGTTCTCGACGACGACGCTCGAGAACGAGCTGATCAAGAAGGACGTCGAGAAGGTCACGTGGAACATCGACATGATCGAGAAGAACGGCTACCCGCACTTCATGCTCAAGGAGATCTTCGAGCAGGAGCGCACGGTCATGGACGCTGTGCGGGGCCGCCTGATCTCGGCAGCGGGAGACGCGTTTCTCGGGGGGCTCCGCGAGCACCGCAGGGCCCTGAACGAGACCAGGAGGATCATCATACTGGCCTGCGGGACATCCTGGCACGCCGGGCTCATCGGCGAGTACATGATCGAGGACCTCGCCCGCGTTGCCGTCGACGTCGAGTACGCGTCCGAGTTCCGGTACAGGAACCCGGTCATCGGCCCCGGCGACATCGCTCTCGTCATCAGCCAGTCGGGTGAGACGACCGACACGCTGGCGGCGATGGCTGAGGCCCAGCGCCGCGGGGCTATCGCGCTCGGTATCGTCAACGTCGTCGGCTCGTCGATCGCCAGACGGAGCGACGGCGGCGTCTACGTGCACGCCGGTCCCGAGATCGGCGTCGCCTCGACGAAGGCCTTCACGTCGCAGCTCATGGTGCTGGCGGCCCTCGCTCTGATGCTGGGGCGGGCCCGGAACATCTCCGTCACGGAGGGGCGCCGCATCGTGGACGCCATGGAGCGGATCCCCGAGCAGATCGCGGAGATCCTCTCGAGGCACGAGAGCATCGGCGAGATCGCCCGGAAGTATGCCCATCACTCGAACTTCCTCTATCTGGGCAGGGGCTATCACTACCCGGTGGCGCTCGAGGGCGCTCTCAAGCTCAAGGAGATATCCTACATCCACGCCGAGGGCTACCCGGCCGCCGAGATGAAGCACGGGCCGATCGCCCTCATCGATGAGAACATGCCGGTGGTCTTCGCGGCGCCGCAGGACGCCTTCTACGAGAAGATCCTCTCGAACATGCAGGAGGTGAAGGCGCGCGGCGGGCGGATCATCGCCATCACGAGCGAGGGCGACGGACAGGTCGACAAGACCGCGGACGACGTCATCGAGATCCCGCGAACGCTGCCGCACCTGACCCCGCTCCTGTCGGTCATACCGCTGCAGCTCCTCGCGTACTATGTGGCTGTCGAGCGCGAGTGCAACGTCGATCAGCCGAGGAACCTAGCGAAGAGCGTGACCGTCGAGTAGACACGCGGCGGAGGGGACGTGACGAGAGACGAGATCTTCAAGCTGACCCAGAAGGTGAGCTGCTCCGGCTGAGCGTCGAAGCTGGGTCCGGAGGACCTCGCCTCGGTGCTTGCCAAGCTGCCGCCGGTCGACGATCCGCGCGTCCTCGTCGGGACGAGCACGGCGGACGACGCGGGGGTCTACCTGCTCGACGAAGACCGCGGTCTCGTTTTCACGACGGACTTCTTCACACCGATCGTGGACGACGCGCGCGACTTCGGACGGATCGCGGCGGCCAATGCCCTCTCGGACGTCTACGCGATGGGAGGGAAGCCTCTCATCGCGCTCAACCTGATGTGTTTTCCCGACGGGGAGATCCCCTTCGATATCATGGCTGAGATCATCGCGGGTGGTCAGGAGAAGCTTGGGGAGGCGGGGGCGCTGCCGCTCGGCGGTCACTCGGTCAGCGACCGGGAACTCAAGTACGGGCTCGCCGTCGTCGGGACCGTCGACCCGGGCCGGATCGTGACGAACGCGGGCGCGAGACCCGGCGACACTCTGGTTCTGACCAAGCCGATCGGAACAGGGGTCATGACGACCGCTCTCAAGAACGAGGCGCTCGAGACGCCGGCGCTCGCCCGGGTGACCGAGCTGATGCTCAGACTCAACCGGGACGCCTCGGAGGCCATGCTGGACGCCGGGGCCCATGCGGCGACCGACATCACGGGGTTCGGTCTGGCCGGCCACGCGCTCGAGATGGCACAGGCTTCTGAAGTGACGCTCGAGATCGATGTTGCGTCCGTTCCGCTCATCGAGGGAGCGCTCGAGGCGGCGCGGAACGGGCACGTGCCGGGCGGGCTCTTCACGAATCATCACTACGTGAAGCCGAGGACGACGATCACATCGCGGGCCGAGAGCTTCAGGCTTCAGCTGATGTACGACCCTCAGACGTCCGGCGGCCTGTTGACGGCGCTCGAGCCGGACGCCGTCGAGGGGTTCCTCGCCGCCGT of the Candidatus Effluviviaceae Genus V sp. genome contains:
- a CDS encoding phosphoglucosamine mutase; protein product: MALVRSVSGVRGTTGSDITEELARRYGRAFAEITGEDVAVGWDSRRGGGRLVDAVSLGLREGGRSVRLLGVVPTPTVGLAVRQGGLGGGVSVTASHNPETDNGLKFFSSEGIFLGAEAVARLFELADGPELPRVEGAVPVALEGAVERHIERVLGSPHVDAGAVRAAAPRVVVDCVNAAGSVILPGLLRALGCDVVELSTRPGGGFTRGAEPVPNHLTGLSGRVVAEDALLGLACDPDADRLALVDERGRPVGEEYTLVLAARPVLSNSPAPVVVNVSTSRMIEDVAGRFGVPVHRSAVGEINVVEKMFEVSAVVGGEGNGGVILPVVHPGRDAATAAALVITGLAGSGSTLSDAVAEIPSYEMVKMKIAFPRERSDELPELMASAFPDGEQDLTDGAKTCWTDRWVHARMSGTEPVLRVIAEARTAGEAQRLVSAAVDRLERLK
- the glmS gene encoding glutamine--fructose-6-phosphate transaminase (isomerizing), whose translation is MCGIIGCVTADSNTVPALLEGLRRVEYRGYDSAGLAVVDGGTLSVRKTTGKIDDLRRLLEDDPVQGPTGVAHTRWATHGEPSCENAHPQTDCTGRIAVVHNGIVENYRALRRALEESGHTFRSKTDTEVLAHLIEEHYEGNLEAAVRAALARVHGAYGIAVIHADEPGKLVGARNGSPLVVGIAKNSFYVASDVAALVRYTRDVVYLDDLEMVTATPEGFSTTTLENELIKKDVEKVTWNIDMIEKNGYPHFMLKEIFEQERTVMDAVRGRLISAAGDAFLGGLREHRRALNETRRIIILACGTSWHAGLIGEYMIEDLARVAVDVEYASEFRYRNPVIGPGDIALVISQSGETTDTLAAMAEAQRRGAIALGIVNVVGSSIARRSDGGVYVHAGPEIGVASTKAFTSQLMVLAALALMLGRARNISVTEGRRIVDAMERIPEQIAEILSRHESIGEIARKYAHHSNFLYLGRGYHYPVALEGALKLKEISYIHAEGYPAAEMKHGPIALIDENMPVVFAAPQDAFYEKILSNMQEVKARGGRIIAITSEGDGQVDKTADDVIEIPRTLPHLTPLLSVIPLQLLAYYVAVERECNVDQPRNLAKSVTVE
- the selD gene encoding selenide, water dikinase SelD; protein product: MGPEDLASVLAKLPPVDDPRVLVGTSTADDAGVYLLDEDRGLVFTTDFFTPIVDDARDFGRIAAANALSDVYAMGGKPLIALNLMCFPDGEIPFDIMAEIIAGGQEKLGEAGALPLGGHSVSDRELKYGLAVVGTVDPGRIVTNAGARPGDTLVLTKPIGTGVMTTALKNEALETPALARVTELMLRLNRDASEAMLDAGAHAATDITGFGLAGHALEMAQASEVTLEIDVASVPLIEGALEAARNGHVPGGLFTNHHYVKPRTTITSRAESFRLQLMYDPQTSGGLLTALEPDAVEGFLAAVSERGHDEAREIGRVIETGDRPLRLV